A window of Juglans regia cultivar Chandler chromosome 7, Walnut 2.0, whole genome shotgun sequence contains these coding sequences:
- the LOC109005258 gene encoding anaphase-promoting complex subunit 11 isoform X7, whose amino-acid sequence MKVKLLRGEARSQLYWWHAVASWTWDAQDETCGICRMAFDGCCPDCKLPGDDCPLIWGACNHAFHLHCILKWVNSQTSQAHCPMCRREWQFKE is encoded by the exons ATGAAAGTCAAGCTCTTAC GTGGGGAAGCTAGAAGCCAACTATATTG GTGGCATGCTGTTGCTTCTTGGACGTGGGATGCCCAGGATGAAACTTGTGGGATCTGCAGGATGGCCTTTGATGGTTGCTGTCCAGATTGCAAGCTCCCTGGGGATGATTGCCCACTAA TTTGGGGCGCATGCAACCATGCATTCCATCTTCACTGCATCTTAAAATGGGTGAATTCACAGACATCTCAAGCACATTGCCCCATGTGCCGTAGAGAATGGCAATtcaaagaatga
- the LOC109005258 gene encoding anaphase-promoting complex subunit 11 isoform X4 has protein sequence MILMVWLGIKGEEDESQALTWHAVASWTWDAQDETCGICRMAFDGCCPDCKLPGDDCPLIWGACNHAFHLHCILKWVNSQTSQAHCPMCRREWQFKE, from the exons atgattttgatggtttGGCTGGGAATCAAGG GAGAAGAGGATGAAAGTCAAGCTCTTAC GTGGCATGCTGTTGCTTCTTGGACGTGGGATGCCCAGGATGAAACTTGTGGGATCTGCAGGATGGCCTTTGATGGTTGCTGTCCAGATTGCAAGCTCCCTGGGGATGATTGCCCACTAA TTTGGGGCGCATGCAACCATGCATTCCATCTTCACTGCATCTTAAAATGGGTGAATTCACAGACATCTCAAGCACATTGCCCCATGTGCCGTAGAGAATGGCAATtcaaagaatga
- the LOC109005258 gene encoding anaphase-promoting complex subunit 11 isoform X3 produces MILMVWLGIKGEEDESQALTVRSLYISWHAVASWTWDAQDETCGICRMAFDGCCPDCKLPGDDCPLIWGACNHAFHLHCILKWVNSQTSQAHCPMCRREWQFKE; encoded by the exons atgattttgatggtttGGCTGGGAATCAAGG GAGAAGAGGATGAAAGTCAAGCTCTTAC AGTACGTTCCCTTTACATCTC GTGGCATGCTGTTGCTTCTTGGACGTGGGATGCCCAGGATGAAACTTGTGGGATCTGCAGGATGGCCTTTGATGGTTGCTGTCCAGATTGCAAGCTCCCTGGGGATGATTGCCCACTAA TTTGGGGCGCATGCAACCATGCATTCCATCTTCACTGCATCTTAAAATGGGTGAATTCACAGACATCTCAAGCACATTGCCCCATGTGCCGTAGAGAATGGCAATtcaaagaatga
- the LOC109005258 gene encoding anaphase-promoting complex subunit 11 isoform X1, translating to MILMVWLGIKGEEDESQALTYLSHDILLRSQTEWHAVASWTWDAQDETCGICRMAFDGCCPDCKLPGDDCPLIWGACNHAFHLHCILKWVNSQTSQAHCPMCRREWQFKE from the exons atgattttgatggtttGGCTGGGAATCAAGG GAGAAGAGGATGAAAGTCAAGCTCTTACGTATCTTTCCCATGATATT TTGCTGCGCTCCCAAACAGA GTGGCATGCTGTTGCTTCTTGGACGTGGGATGCCCAGGATGAAACTTGTGGGATCTGCAGGATGGCCTTTGATGGTTGCTGTCCAGATTGCAAGCTCCCTGGGGATGATTGCCCACTAA TTTGGGGCGCATGCAACCATGCATTCCATCTTCACTGCATCTTAAAATGGGTGAATTCACAGACATCTCAAGCACATTGCCCCATGTGCCGTAGAGAATGGCAATtcaaagaatga
- the LOC109005258 gene encoding anaphase-promoting complex subunit 11 isoform X8: MKVKLLRIFPMILWHAVASWTWDAQDETCGICRMAFDGCCPDCKLPGDDCPLIWGACNHAFHLHCILKWVNSQTSQAHCPMCRREWQFKE, translated from the exons ATGAAAGTCAAGCTCTTACGTATCTTTCCCATGATATT GTGGCATGCTGTTGCTTCTTGGACGTGGGATGCCCAGGATGAAACTTGTGGGATCTGCAGGATGGCCTTTGATGGTTGCTGTCCAGATTGCAAGCTCCCTGGGGATGATTGCCCACTAA TTTGGGGCGCATGCAACCATGCATTCCATCTTCACTGCATCTTAAAATGGGTGAATTCACAGACATCTCAAGCACATTGCCCCATGTGCCGTAGAGAATGGCAATtcaaagaatga
- the LOC109005258 gene encoding anaphase-promoting complex subunit 11 isoform X5, which yields MKVKLLRIFPMILVRSLYISWHAVASWTWDAQDETCGICRMAFDGCCPDCKLPGDDCPLIWGACNHAFHLHCILKWVNSQTSQAHCPMCRREWQFKE from the exons ATGAAAGTCAAGCTCTTACGTATCTTTCCCATGATATT AGTACGTTCCCTTTACATCTC GTGGCATGCTGTTGCTTCTTGGACGTGGGATGCCCAGGATGAAACTTGTGGGATCTGCAGGATGGCCTTTGATGGTTGCTGTCCAGATTGCAAGCTCCCTGGGGATGATTGCCCACTAA TTTGGGGCGCATGCAACCATGCATTCCATCTTCACTGCATCTTAAAATGGGTGAATTCACAGACATCTCAAGCACATTGCCCCATGTGCCGTAGAGAATGGCAATtcaaagaatga
- the LOC109005258 gene encoding anaphase-promoting complex subunit 11 isoform X6: MKVKLLLAALPNRVRSLYISWHAVASWTWDAQDETCGICRMAFDGCCPDCKLPGDDCPLIWGACNHAFHLHCILKWVNSQTSQAHCPMCRREWQFKE, from the exons ATGAAAGTCAAGCTCTTAC TTGCTGCGCTCCCAAACAGAGTACGTTCCCTTTACATCTC GTGGCATGCTGTTGCTTCTTGGACGTGGGATGCCCAGGATGAAACTTGTGGGATCTGCAGGATGGCCTTTGATGGTTGCTGTCCAGATTGCAAGCTCCCTGGGGATGATTGCCCACTAA TTTGGGGCGCATGCAACCATGCATTCCATCTTCACTGCATCTTAAAATGGGTGAATTCACAGACATCTCAAGCACATTGCCCCATGTGCCGTAGAGAATGGCAATtcaaagaatga
- the LOC109005258 gene encoding anaphase-promoting complex subunit 11 isoform X2, with product MILMVWLGIKGEEDESQALTEHLLRSQTEWHAVASWTWDAQDETCGICRMAFDGCCPDCKLPGDDCPLIWGACNHAFHLHCILKWVNSQTSQAHCPMCRREWQFKE from the exons atgattttgatggtttGGCTGGGAATCAAGG GAGAAGAGGATGAAAGTCAAGCTCTTAC TGAACATTTGCTGCGCTCCCAAACAGA GTGGCATGCTGTTGCTTCTTGGACGTGGGATGCCCAGGATGAAACTTGTGGGATCTGCAGGATGGCCTTTGATGGTTGCTGTCCAGATTGCAAGCTCCCTGGGGATGATTGCCCACTAA TTTGGGGCGCATGCAACCATGCATTCCATCTTCACTGCATCTTAAAATGGGTGAATTCACAGACATCTCAAGCACATTGCCCCATGTGCCGTAGAGAATGGCAATtcaaagaatga